One Gloeothece verrucosa PCC 7822 DNA window includes the following coding sequences:
- a CDS encoding DMT family transporter, with protein sequence MKTSQNPLITIWDKIPSSAYLWAALLIKAASSSITRQVTQIGEQHLINGRNPISLCNVLFVGNICALAVMLLFFAREWHINTLKRFSRQEWISLIIVAIISGALAPALFFSALDQTNVTNVVLISRLEPTVTLILSIWVLKARVKFWTILGSLVSFAGIVTTVLLGNPDNGVVMMGGAIKLGIGELETIAASLISVAATLMSQAWLDHIPVGIFSVTRTALGAVVFFILANYLYGPEHFIDVFSPLLWQWMLFYGAIIVVAGQICALRGYRGASPALINLTSSINPIVAIMMAFLILGEVPTKAQYVGGSIIILGICLSLLANVRRASFKPLRFNIGRWMEMDDGFKGV encoded by the coding sequence ATGAAAACCTCTCAGAACCCGTTGATAACTATTTGGGATAAAATTCCGAGTTCTGCCTATCTATGGGCAGCACTGCTCATTAAAGCCGCTTCTAGCTCCATTACTCGTCAAGTAACTCAAATCGGAGAACAACATTTAATCAACGGCAGAAACCCTATTTCTCTGTGCAATGTGCTTTTTGTGGGGAATATTTGCGCTTTGGCGGTGATGCTGTTGTTTTTTGCCCGTGAGTGGCATATTAATACCCTGAAACGCTTTAGCCGCCAGGAATGGATTAGTTTAATTATTGTAGCGATTATTAGCGGTGCCCTTGCGCCGGCTTTATTTTTTAGTGCGTTGGATCAAACTAATGTGACCAATGTGGTGCTAATTAGCCGCTTAGAACCCACTGTAACGTTAATTTTAAGTATTTGGGTCTTGAAGGCACGGGTTAAATTCTGGACCATTTTGGGGTCTTTAGTCTCTTTTGCCGGAATTGTCACGACTGTTTTGTTAGGGAATCCTGATAATGGGGTGGTGATGATGGGCGGGGCGATTAAACTGGGAATCGGAGAATTAGAAACCATAGCGGCTTCTCTAATTTCTGTTGCCGCAACCTTAATGAGTCAAGCGTGGTTAGATCACATCCCGGTGGGGATTTTTAGTGTGACGCGCACAGCGTTAGGAGCGGTTGTTTTCTTTATTTTAGCGAATTATCTTTATGGACCTGAGCATTTTATCGATGTTTTCTCGCCGCTTCTCTGGCAATGGATGTTATTCTATGGAGCAATTATTGTTGTCGCGGGTCAAATTTGTGCCCTACGAGGTTATAGAGGTGCTTCGCCGGCCTTAATTAACCTCACCAGTTCTATTAATCCGATTGTGGCAATTATGATGGCCTTTCTCATTTTAGGTGAAGTGCCGACAAAGGCCCAATATGTGGGAGGAAGTATTATTATACTGGGGATTTGTTTAAGTTTATTGGCAAATGTGCGCCGCGCTTCTTTTAAACCTCTGCGATTTAATATTGGGCGCTGGATGGAAATGGATGACGGGTTTAAAGGGGTTTAA
- a CDS encoding ATP-binding SpoIIE family protein phosphatase encodes MNEAILLPISEPSQTGKARREALTLASRLGFDETKRGKVGLVVTEIANNLVLHATEGLLLLQAIERDNQIGIEILSLDQGPGMSNISECLRDGFSTAGTAGNGLGAISRLSDGFEVYSSPKGGTAILAQLWLTSASSSLSSLDSKLDQIYGNPITSNLDNKIKLEIGTICLAKAGQEVSGDIWATVQQDERILLLVADGLGHGLPAAQASLEARRIFHASAHLNPKEIIEATHLALRSTRGAALAIAEIDFSRQTLRWAGVGNIAGAVFFPQKSYSMVSHNGTVGHEMRKVQEFTYDWQPGGFLVMHSDGLGTQWNLDRYPGLTSKHSSLIAGVLYRDFNRGRDDVTVLVAREIY; translated from the coding sequence ATGAATGAAGCGATTTTGTTACCGATTTCCGAACCGAGTCAAACCGGTAAAGCGCGGCGCGAAGCGTTAACGTTAGCCAGTCGCCTCGGTTTTGATGAAACCAAACGCGGAAAAGTTGGATTAGTGGTAACAGAAATCGCTAATAATCTCGTTCTCCATGCCACCGAAGGGCTGCTACTTTTGCAGGCAATTGAAAGGGATAATCAAATAGGTATAGAAATATTATCTCTCGATCAAGGGCCCGGTATGAGCAATATTAGCGAGTGTTTGCGAGATGGATTTTCTACAGCCGGAACCGCCGGGAATGGATTAGGGGCGATTAGTCGTCTTTCCGATGGTTTCGAAGTTTATTCGAGTCCAAAAGGAGGAACGGCAATTCTGGCTCAACTGTGGTTAACCTCTGCCTCATCCTCTTTATCTTCCTTGGATAGCAAATTAGATCAGATTTACGGAAATCCGATCACCTCTAATTTAGATAATAAAATTAAATTAGAAATAGGAACCATTTGTCTGGCCAAAGCCGGACAAGAAGTTTCCGGTGATATCTGGGCAACTGTCCAACAAGATGAGCGCATATTACTATTAGTCGCCGACGGTTTAGGCCACGGATTGCCAGCCGCCCAAGCCTCTTTAGAAGCCAGGCGAATTTTTCATGCCTCAGCCCATTTAAACCCCAAGGAAATTATTGAAGCAACCCATCTGGCTTTACGGAGTACGCGGGGAGCAGCCCTCGCCATAGCCGAAATAGATTTTAGCCGCCAAACCCTACGATGGGCTGGTGTAGGAAATATAGCCGGAGCGGTATTTTTTCCCCAAAAAAGCTATAGTATGGTGTCTCATAACGGCACAGTCGGCCATGAAATGCGTAAGGTTCAAGAATTTACCTACGATTGGCAGCCGGGAGGATTTTTAGTGATGCACTCTGACGGCTTGGGGACTCAATGGAATTTAGACCGTTATCCGGGTTTAACCAGTAAACATAGTAGTTTAATTGCGGGTGTATTATATCGAGATTTTAATCGCGGTCGAGACGATGTAACTGTTTTAGTGGCGAGGGAAATATATTAA
- a CDS encoding ATP-binding protein, translating to MNKLILTLKINSEQDVVIARQRTRQLAGLLGFDAQDQTRIATAVSEICRNAFQYAGSGKVEFSLDGKQPQCFLIQICDSGKGISNLDRILDGDYNSTSGMGLMSSRRLMDRFDIKSIPQQGTKVLLGKNLPKRVPPITKELLIQIVDKLAQTAPQNPLLEIQQQNQELLQTLAQLRQREEDLLQLNQELEETNRGVVALYAELDQKAESLKRVSELKSRFLSNMSHEFRTPLNSILSLSNFLLKRMDGELNSEQEKQVTFIRNAAQQLSEMVNDLLDLAKVEAGKTDIYADKFEIGDLFGTLRGMFRPLLINNSSVSLIFEDPDHIPSVYSDEGKIAQILKNFISNALKYTEKGTITVAAVPIGNHVTFSVADTGIGIAPENLESIFDEFVQLKSPLQKRVKGTGLGLPISRKLAQLLGGDVSVISELGKGSTFFLNLPIDYRTDEPKLKELPQLDAKYLPILVVDDNPETRFTYESYFKGSCYQMMSSTNLEQAEKVVRSFKPKALILDNFFKKENYSSFLARIKSDQEIREIPCLVIDSVNDEEKLKALGIDAFLNQPLNRESLLKTLNGLLKKNIKQTILLIDDEKASQNLFKDYLNDTDLNFIEASNGIEGIRLAKEKKPQVIVLDLVMPEMSGQETLLKLKNDLTTCQIPVIINSLKPLEESERQELTRYAVAILSKNHTSQEKKRGEIREALLRAGLYLKI from the coding sequence ATGAATAAACTTATCCTCACTTTAAAAATTAACTCCGAACAAGATGTCGTTATTGCACGACAACGAACCCGACAGTTAGCGGGATTACTGGGATTTGATGCTCAAGATCAAACCCGAATTGCTACAGCCGTTTCAGAAATTTGTCGTAACGCCTTTCAATATGCAGGCAGTGGTAAAGTTGAATTCAGTTTAGATGGCAAACAACCTCAATGTTTTTTAATTCAAATTTGTGATTCAGGAAAAGGAATTTCTAATCTAGACAGGATTCTCGACGGGGACTACAACTCTACAAGCGGAATGGGACTTATGAGTAGCCGCCGCTTAATGGACCGTTTTGACATAAAATCTATTCCCCAACAAGGAACTAAGGTCTTACTGGGAAAAAATTTACCTAAGCGAGTTCCGCCGATCACAAAAGAGCTACTCATCCAAATTGTTGACAAATTAGCCCAAACTGCGCCTCAAAATCCCCTTTTAGAAATTCAACAGCAAAATCAGGAATTACTGCAAACCCTAGCGCAACTTCGACAACGAGAAGAAGACTTACTGCAACTTAATCAAGAGCTTGAAGAGACAAACCGGGGAGTAGTTGCTCTATATGCCGAACTAGACCAAAAGGCAGAGTCTTTAAAACGAGTCAGTGAGCTTAAAAGTCGCTTTCTCTCCAATATGAGCCATGAGTTTCGCACGCCTCTGAACTCAATTTTATCCCTTTCTAATTTTCTCCTCAAGCGAATGGATGGAGAACTCAATTCAGAACAAGAAAAACAGGTAACTTTCATCCGCAACGCTGCTCAACAGCTTTCTGAGATGGTTAACGATCTCTTAGATTTAGCTAAGGTAGAAGCCGGAAAAACCGATATTTATGCGGATAAGTTTGAAATTGGTGACTTATTTGGAACGTTAAGAGGAATGTTTCGTCCTCTGCTAATTAATAACTCTTCAGTCTCTTTAATTTTTGAAGACCCCGACCATATCCCATCAGTTTATAGTGATGAAGGCAAAATCGCTCAAATTCTCAAAAATTTTATCTCTAATGCTTTAAAATATACAGAAAAAGGCACCATTACAGTAGCCGCCGTGCCAATTGGAAATCATGTAACTTTTTCTGTGGCTGATACCGGTATAGGAATTGCGCCGGAAAACCTTGAGTCGATTTTTGATGAATTCGTTCAGCTTAAATCACCTTTACAAAAACGGGTTAAAGGCACGGGGTTAGGATTACCGATTTCCCGGAAACTCGCTCAATTACTGGGGGGGGATGTTTCGGTTATTAGTGAATTAGGCAAAGGCTCTACTTTTTTTCTGAACCTCCCTATCGATTATCGCACTGACGAACCAAAATTAAAGGAATTGCCTCAGCTAGACGCAAAATATCTACCTATTTTGGTAGTGGACGATAATCCTGAAACACGCTTTACTTATGAAAGCTATTTTAAGGGTTCTTGTTATCAAATGATGAGTTCTACTAATTTAGAGCAAGCTGAAAAAGTTGTGCGCTCATTTAAACCCAAAGCGTTAATTTTAGATAATTTTTTCAAAAAAGAGAATTACTCAAGTTTTTTAGCTCGAATTAAAAGCGATCAAGAAATAAGAGAGATTCCTTGTTTAGTTATCGATAGTGTTAATGATGAAGAAAAATTAAAGGCTTTAGGGATAGATGCTTTCTTGAATCAACCGCTAAATCGAGAGAGTCTTTTAAAAACTTTAAATGGCTTGCTCAAAAAAAATATCAAGCAAACCATTTTGTTAATTGATGATGAGAAAGCCTCTCAAAATCTATTTAAAGATTATTTAAATGATACAGATTTAAACTTTATTGAAGCCAGCAATGGAATCGAAGGTATCCGTTTAGCTAAAGAGAAAAAACCTCAAGTGATCGTTCTGGATTTAGTCATGCCAGAAATGAGCGGACAGGAAACTTTATTAAAATTAAAAAATGATTTAACCACCTGCCAAATTCCCGTCATTATTAATAGTTTGAAACCCTTAGAAGAATCAGAACGACAAGAATTAACTCGATATGCTGTAGCAATTCTCTCAAAAAACCATACTTCTCAAGAGAAAAAGAGAGGCGAAATTCGAGAAGCTTTGCTAAGAGCAGGACTCTATTTAAAAATTTGA
- a CDS encoding photosystem II reaction center protein T — MESVAYILILTMALAVLFFAIAFREPPRIEK, encoded by the coding sequence ATGGAAAGCGTTGCTTACATTTTAATTCTAACCATGGCTCTAGCGGTGCTATTTTTTGCGATCGCCTTTCGTGAGCCGCCTCGGATTGAAAAATAA
- a CDS encoding DpnII family type II restriction endonuclease, with the protein MAQPYGNYRRTFEELEKVASKFWPSELSEQEAKLSIIPLLLETQDQFISILSIEVRDLDNLFDVVQASTLPANLFLKHLVILADFGGEPLQRVSSEFNTLFPEKKLSYIWRGEQRSYTFRALPIRSFNNKNLKIDGKKLVEDHPLDDLQKDAIAILLFGNTYSDDNQSASVLLKCEIGEYLGKPDQLTNFIKQRYIWVSRITGGAQSNSLGQIAQQFVDQYIKENINLNLVTINSSGRLPNVTHTDTETGRMTSFDLVVTNNSKYIAIEVSFQVTTNSTIERKSGQARSRYEQIQQAGHKIAYVIDGAGNIQRESALRNICSHSHCTVGFSRSELDVLCNFIKECFSS; encoded by the coding sequence ATGGCTCAACCTTATGGTAACTATCGAAGAACCTTTGAGGAATTGGAAAAGGTCGCTTCTAAGTTTTGGCCGTCTGAGCTATCGGAGCAAGAAGCTAAGTTAAGTATTATTCCCCTGTTGCTGGAAACACAAGACCAGTTTATTTCTATTTTGAGTATTGAGGTTCGTGATTTAGATAATTTATTTGATGTAGTTCAAGCCTCTACTTTACCAGCTAACCTTTTTTTAAAACACTTAGTCATTCTTGCAGACTTTGGAGGTGAACCTTTACAAAGAGTAAGTTCTGAATTTAACACTCTTTTTCCAGAAAAAAAATTGAGTTATATTTGGCGAGGCGAGCAACGCTCTTACACTTTTCGCGCTTTACCTATACGTTCATTTAATAATAAAAATTTAAAAATAGATGGGAAAAAGTTGGTTGAAGATCATCCTTTAGATGATTTACAAAAAGATGCAATTGCGATCTTATTGTTTGGCAATACATATAGTGATGATAATCAATCAGCATCGGTACTTTTAAAATGTGAAATAGGAGAGTATTTAGGAAAACCCGATCAACTTACCAATTTTATTAAGCAGAGATATATCTGGGTTAGTCGTATTACCGGCGGAGCGCAATCTAATAGTTTAGGCCAAATAGCTCAACAATTTGTTGATCAATATATTAAGGAAAATATAAACCTAAACCTAGTTACTATTAATTCGAGTGGTCGCTTACCGAATGTTACTCATACTGATACAGAAACTGGACGAATGACATCCTTTGATTTAGTAGTTACTAATAATTCTAAATATATAGCGATTGAAGTTAGTTTTCAAGTAACAACTAATAGCACTATAGAACGTAAATCAGGACAGGCAAGATCAAGATACGAACAAATTCAACAAGCCGGTCACAAAATAGCCTATGTCATTGATGGTGCAGGCAACATTCAAAGAGAATCTGCTTTGCGTAATATTTGTTCCCACAGCCATTGTACAGTAGGTTTTTCTCGCTCCGAGTTGGATGTGCTTTGCAATTTTATTAAAGAGTGTTTTTCATCATAA
- a CDS encoding STAS domain-containing protein, translated as MSANDNNIIFEIVKKYKAEILAEWLEEQASNGIRQDLIKEQQLREECQEFLHLFSEAIEQGNLNNIQTPQWSQVRDLLASISRSRSHKGFSPSETASFIFSLKQPLFKHLRQELAQNSIELIDNICVITILLDKLGLWTTEIYQKTREEIILRQQEELLELSTPVVELWEGILALPIIGTLDSARTQTVMESLLQQIVETGAEIAIIDITGVPTVDTLTAQHLLKTVTAARLMGAECIISGIRPQIAQTIVYLGVDLADVVTKASLADAFALALRRMGLKIEQKKDASESEGRW; from the coding sequence ATGAGCGCGAATGACAATAACATAATTTTCGAAATTGTCAAAAAATATAAAGCTGAAATTTTAGCCGAGTGGCTTGAAGAACAAGCATCTAATGGGATACGTCAAGACTTAATTAAGGAGCAACAACTGCGCGAAGAATGTCAGGAATTTCTACATTTGTTTAGTGAGGCCATAGAGCAGGGAAATTTAAATAACATTCAAACGCCGCAATGGAGTCAGGTTAGAGATCTTTTAGCGAGTATTTCTCGTAGCCGCAGTCACAAAGGGTTTAGTCCCAGTGAAACAGCCTCTTTTATTTTTTCCTTAAAACAACCTTTATTTAAACACCTACGCCAAGAACTTGCTCAAAACAGTATCGAACTGATTGACAATATTTGTGTAATTACCATCCTCCTAGATAAATTAGGACTCTGGACAACCGAAATCTATCAAAAAACCCGCGAGGAGATCATCTTACGCCAGCAAGAAGAACTGCTAGAATTATCCACCCCTGTAGTAGAACTTTGGGAGGGAATCTTAGCTTTGCCCATTATCGGAACGCTCGATAGTGCCCGCACTCAAACTGTTATGGAATCTCTTTTACAGCAGATTGTTGAGACGGGCGCAGAAATTGCCATCATTGATATTACCGGTGTGCCGACAGTCGATACATTAACGGCTCAACATTTACTGAAGACAGTAACAGCCGCAAGATTGATGGGGGCTGAATGTATTATCAGTGGAATTCGTCCTCAAATTGCCCAAACCATTGTCTATTTGGGTGTAGATTTAGCTGATGTTGTCACCAAGGCATCCTTAGCTGATGCTTTTGCACTAGCTCTAAGACGAATGGGGTTGAAAATAGAGCAAAAAAAAGATGCCTCAGAAAGTGAGGGGAGGTGGTAA
- a CDS encoding anti-sigma regulatory factor, giving the protein MTIQSSSDIVLVRQAVRQMAVSLKFSLVDQTKIVTAASELARNTLDYGGGGTVKLEILEESFRRGLRLTFEDNGPGIPDLDLALKDGYTTGSGLGMGLSGTKRLVNEFSIVSRVGEGTRVTITKWK; this is encoded by the coding sequence ATGACAATTCAATCCTCCTCAGATATTGTTCTAGTCAGGCAAGCCGTACGTCAGATGGCCGTTAGCTTAAAATTTAGCTTAGTCGATCAGACTAAAATTGTCACGGCAGCCAGCGAATTAGCCCGCAATACGCTAGATTACGGTGGAGGAGGAACGGTTAAATTAGAAATTCTTGAAGAGTCTTTCCGGCGTGGATTAAGGCTCACTTTTGAAGATAATGGGCCCGGTATTCCCGATCTTGATTTAGCCCTTAAAGATGGCTATACTACAGGGTCAGGTCTGGGAATGGGCTTAAGCGGGACAAAACGGCTAGTCAATGAATTTTCAATTGTTTCCCGCGTAGGCGAGGGGACACGGGTTACAATTACAAAATGGAAATAA
- the psbB gene encoding photosystem II chlorophyll-binding protein CP47 codes for MGLPWYRVHTVVLNDPGRLISVHLMHTALVAGWAGSMALYELALFDPSDPVLNPMWRQGMFVLPFMARLGVTGSWGGWSVTGETGVNPGFWSFEGVAAAHIVLSGLLFLAAVWHWVFWDLELFVDARTGEPALDLPKMFGIHLFLSGLLCFGFGAFHLTGLWGPGMWVSDPYGLTGHVQPVAPEWGPSGFNPFNPGGVVAHHIAAGIVGIIAGLFHLTVRPPERLYKALRMGNIETVLSSSIAAVFFAAFVVAGTMWYGNATTPIELFGPTRYQWDQGYFQKEIQRRVEASVAQGDSPSEAWSKIPEKLAFYDYVGNSPAKGGLFRTGAMDSGDGIAQAWLGHPVFRDSEGRVLNVRRMPNFFETFPVVLTDSEGVIRADIPFRRAESKLSIEQTGVTATFYGGALDGKTFDNPADVKIFARKAQLGEPFDFDRETLNSDGVFRTSPRGWFTFGHACFALLFFFGHIWHGSRTLYRDVFAGIDPDLEEQVEFGVFAKVGDLSTRKEA; via the coding sequence ATGGGACTACCTTGGTATCGAGTCCATACAGTGGTTCTGAATGATCCAGGACGTTTGATCTCTGTTCACCTGATGCACACCGCTCTGGTGGCAGGTTGGGCAGGTTCTATGGCTCTCTATGAGCTTGCTTTGTTTGATCCTAGTGATCCGGTTCTCAATCCCATGTGGCGGCAAGGTATGTTTGTACTGCCCTTCATGGCTCGTTTGGGAGTAACAGGGTCTTGGGGTGGCTGGAGCGTCACCGGTGAAACCGGAGTAAACCCCGGTTTCTGGTCTTTTGAAGGCGTGGCGGCTGCTCACATCGTTTTATCTGGCTTGCTGTTCTTAGCGGCCGTTTGGCACTGGGTTTTCTGGGATCTAGAACTCTTCGTTGATGCCCGTACTGGTGAACCCGCCCTCGACTTACCGAAAATGTTCGGTATTCACCTGTTCTTATCTGGTCTTCTTTGTTTTGGTTTTGGTGCTTTCCACCTCACCGGTTTATGGGGTCCTGGAATGTGGGTGTCAGACCCCTATGGGTTGACCGGCCACGTTCAACCGGTAGCACCAGAATGGGGTCCATCAGGGTTTAACCCGTTTAACCCCGGTGGAGTTGTAGCTCACCATATTGCAGCCGGTATTGTTGGTATTATTGCTGGTCTATTCCATTTGACGGTTCGTCCTCCAGAGCGGCTTTATAAAGCCCTCAGAATGGGGAATATTGAAACCGTTCTCTCTAGCAGTATTGCGGCAGTGTTCTTTGCGGCTTTCGTAGTAGCGGGAACCATGTGGTATGGAAATGCCACCACCCCCATCGAATTGTTTGGACCTACCCGTTATCAATGGGACCAAGGCTACTTCCAAAAAGAAATTCAGCGTCGAGTTGAAGCCAGTGTTGCTCAAGGAGATAGCCCCTCAGAAGCTTGGTCTAAAATTCCAGAAAAGCTTGCTTTCTACGACTATGTAGGTAATAGCCCTGCAAAAGGCGGTTTATTCCGTACTGGTGCAATGGATAGTGGGGATGGGATCGCTCAAGCTTGGCTTGGACACCCCGTATTTAGAGATAGCGAAGGTCGGGTATTAAACGTCCGTCGGATGCCCAACTTCTTTGAAACTTTCCCGGTTGTCTTAACTGACTCTGAAGGGGTAATTCGCGCTGATATTCCTTTCCGTCGTGCTGAGTCTAAACTCTCTATTGAGCAGACCGGTGTAACCGCTACCTTCTACGGTGGTGCGTTAGATGGAAAAACCTTTGACAACCCTGCTGATGTTAAAATCTTTGCTCGTAAGGCTCAATTAGGTGAACCGTTTGACTTTGACCGCGAAACCTTAAACTCTGACGGGGTATTCCGTACTTCGCCCAGAGGTTGGTTTACTTTTGGTCATGCTTGCTTCGCCCTTCTGTTCTTCTTCGGTCATATCTGGCATGGCTCTCGTACTCTGTACCGAGATGTATTTGCCGGTATTGATCCGGACCTCGAAGAACAAGTGGAATTCGGAGTATTTGCTAAAGTGGGTGACTTGAGTACCCGTAAAGAAGCCTAG
- a CDS encoding hybrid sensor histidine kinase/response regulator: protein MSQELPITILHIDDNETNRYIIGRMLREAGFEAIEAATATIGLQLVTQDQPDLVILDIKLPDISGFEVCQKIKSNPETALIPVLHLSASFVESQDRAKGLNGGADAYLVQPVEAIELIATVKALLRIREAEEAALTSAREWQITFDTIRDGVGLLDSKGNFVRCNKAMTKLLDQPVHELIGNSHQDILHLILNESYMTPFIRAKETLQRESIEIESKNKWYNIIIDPILNQHRVLTGAVFIIVDITERKQIEKEREILYEESQRANRIKDEFLAILSHELRSPLNPILGWASLLKTSKFNADTIKHGLEIIERNANLQTRLIEDLLDVSRILRGKLILNTYPVELPSIIASALEIVQLSAKAKSIEIETKIDANVGAVQADPSRLQQVIWNLLSNAIKFTPSGGKVTIYLERIDKYAQITISDTGKGISKEFLPYVFDYFRQADSTTTRKFGGLGLGLAIVHHLVELHGGTVQAQSAGEGQGASFIVRLPVIAPQSTTYKENKISTQTLSLQGLKVLVVDDEADMRDFLRFALQQYGADVIAVADANQALLALIDKHPDILLSDIGMPGMDGYMFIRQVRKLEPTQGGQIPAIALTAYAGDINEQQALKAGFQKHISKPVEPYILVKEIFNLRS from the coding sequence ATGTCTCAAGAATTGCCGATCACGATACTGCATATAGATGACAATGAAACCAATCGCTACATTATTGGTCGTATGCTTAGAGAAGCCGGTTTTGAAGCTATAGAAGCGGCTACAGCAACAATTGGGCTTCAACTCGTTACACAGGATCAACCCGATTTAGTTATTTTAGATATAAAACTGCCGGATATTAGCGGTTTTGAGGTGTGCCAAAAAATTAAATCTAATCCAGAAACGGCCTTAATTCCAGTGCTTCATTTATCGGCTAGTTTTGTGGAAAGTCAAGATAGAGCTAAAGGATTAAATGGGGGTGCAGATGCTTATCTTGTTCAACCGGTTGAAGCTATTGAATTAATTGCTACTGTTAAAGCTTTGTTGAGAATTCGAGAGGCTGAAGAAGCCGCCTTAACATCAGCTAGAGAATGGCAAATTACCTTTGATACTATTCGTGATGGAGTGGGGTTATTGGATAGTAAAGGCAATTTTGTTCGATGTAATAAGGCGATGACAAAGCTTCTCGATCAGCCAGTTCATGAACTGATTGGAAATTCGCATCAAGACATTTTACATTTAATATTAAATGAATCTTACATGACTCCCTTTATTCGTGCTAAAGAAACGCTTCAACGGGAGAGTATTGAAATTGAATCGAAAAACAAATGGTATAATATAATAATAGACCCCATTCTTAATCAGCATCGAGTTTTAACCGGTGCGGTATTTATTATTGTTGACATTACTGAGCGGAAGCAAATAGAAAAAGAACGGGAAATTCTTTATGAAGAATCTCAACGAGCTAATCGAATTAAAGATGAATTTTTAGCCATTCTTTCCCATGAATTACGTTCTCCTCTCAATCCTATTTTAGGTTGGGCAAGTCTCCTGAAAACCAGTAAATTTAATGCTGATACAATCAAACATGGATTGGAAATTATTGAGCGCAATGCCAATCTTCAGACTAGATTAATCGAAGATTTACTCGATGTTTCTCGCATTTTACGAGGCAAACTAATTTTAAATACTTATCCAGTTGAGTTGCCATCAATTATTGCCTCAGCTTTAGAAATAGTGCAGTTATCAGCTAAGGCTAAATCAATAGAAATTGAAACAAAAATTGATGCTAATGTAGGTGCTGTTCAGGCAGACCCTAGCCGCCTGCAACAAGTCATTTGGAATTTACTCTCGAATGCCATTAAATTTACACCATCAGGGGGGAAAGTAACGATTTATTTAGAAAGGATTGACAAATATGCCCAAATAACTATTAGTGATACCGGAAAAGGGATATCTAAAGAGTTTTTGCCTTACGTATTTGACTATTTTCGCCAAGCTGATAGCACGACAACTCGTAAATTTGGTGGGTTAGGATTAGGATTAGCCATTGTCCATCATTTAGTAGAATTGCATGGGGGCACTGTGCAAGCACAAAGCGCCGGAGAAGGACAGGGAGCCTCTTTTATTGTGCGGCTTCCCGTGATAGCTCCCCAAAGTACGACTTATAAAGAGAATAAAATCTCGACTCAAACCTTAAGTTTGCAAGGGCTAAAAGTCTTAGTGGTGGATGATGAAGCCGATATGCGAGACTTTCTTCGTTTTGCCCTTCAACAGTACGGTGCTGACGTAATTGCGGTAGCTGATGCCAATCAAGCGCTATTGGCTTTAATTGATAAACACCCTGATATTTTGTTGAGTGATATTGGAATGCCCGGTATGGATGGCTATATGTTTATACGTCAAGTTAGAAAATTGGAGCCAACCCAAGGCGGACAAATTCCGGCCATTGCTTTAACGGCTTATGCTGGAGATATTAATGAACAGCAAGCCCTTAAAGCTGGTTTTCAAAAGCACATTTCTAAGCCAGTAGAGCCATATATTTTAGTTAAAGAAATTTTTAACCTACGGTCTTGA
- a CDS encoding STAS domain-containing protein, whose protein sequence is MEKIPILQMGEYLLVTIQVDMHDRLAMTLQDDLTNKIVQTKAKGVLIDISALEIVDSFIGRILGNIAKMSQVLDAKTVVVGMQPAVAITLVELGLSLTGIRTALNVEKGMQLLQKSSTATPLRSLKTKKKYAWG, encoded by the coding sequence ATGGAAAAGATTCCTATTCTACAGATGGGAGAATATCTGCTGGTAACCATTCAGGTGGATATGCACGATCGCTTAGCCATGACTTTACAAGACGATTTGACCAATAAAATTGTTCAGACTAAAGCCAAAGGCGTGTTGATTGACATTTCAGCCTTAGAAATAGTCGATTCATTTATCGGGCGAATTTTGGGCAATATTGCGAAAATGTCACAAGTATTAGATGCTAAAACCGTTGTTGTCGGGATGCAGCCGGCAGTAGCCATTACCTTAGTCGAGTTAGGTCTTTCCCTAACCGGAATTCGTACGGCTCTTAATGTCGAAAAGGGAATGCAATTGCTGCAAAAATCGTCCACAGCTACTCCTCTAAGAAGCCTGAAAACTAAGAAGAAGTATGCTTGGGGATAA